In Centropristis striata isolate RG_2023a ecotype Rhode Island chromosome 8, C.striata_1.0, whole genome shotgun sequence, the genomic window TGACACATACTATCAGACCAGAAAAATCAAAGGGCAACCCAAACCCCTGGACTCATCCCAGTCCATTTAACATCTATGAACTTCATTTTCCGTCAGACTAGGTggaataagtaaaaaatacttatgGCAGAAATCTACAAAGAAGTCTACatgtcatttattgtttttttttccctctttagaAACAAAACATGCCATGTTCTAATTTCTGTTCAAATGATACTGtaaaaagatcaaataaaaaaagaataataaaaaagagcataccataatgtaaaaaaaccaTATCATTACAAGTAAATGGGCAATAAAATATCCACACAATAGATGTGAGACATTACAGAAAATGTACTTTGTGGATCAAAAGATATATATAGAAGTATATATCAAGCAGtacattattaaatatttgtttatgaTTACTGATAaattaacatgcattttaatgttgttgtcgTCAGTGTCAATTGtgccaatatatttttttctattctttttctctttttataggtttcagaaatatttattatttaaagtattaTGTGTGTCAAACAAATGAAGGACAGGAAATGTGCAATATTTCcctcttaaattaaagtatGCATGCATATGTTTCTGATAATGTCAAAGCAGGCAGTGGGAACAAGACTATATATTCTccagtataaaataaataatgcataaataaattttatgtgtttcatatttttattgatgcgtatacaaaaacaacagagggaCATACCTATATCAGGACACATTGGTGTCTGCATTAAACATGTACACAAATTTAgatttgtataattttaagaacaaacaaTGGTCACATAAATTAAAACCTAATAAACTATACAATATTTAGATATTCAGACatagtctgtataaaatgattaaactgACCACTTAAACAcaacagataaaatacataaaatagtaaaggagagaagggaaagaggagaaaaaaagaaaagaaaagaaaggtgtgtgtgtgtgtgtgtgtgggagagagagagagagagaggggggggggggggttacatcgtcacaaaaaagtccataaatacattttaataatactATTAGAAGTATGACGtctaataaacataaacacacacacacacacacacacacactcccatatacatatatatgtgtgtgtgtgtgtgtgtgtgtgtgtgtgtgtgtgtgtgtgtgtgtgtgtgtgtgtgtgtgtgcaaataaataatacatacaaataaagttcAGGAGCATAagtaaataatacagaaataataaaacaaacaagaaaaaaagaaaaaactctaaacttaattataataaaataaagttgttattattattattaatattattattattattattattattattattattattattattattattattattattattattattattattattattgcttttaTAGTTGAAAATATATCAGAAATTCTGAGAGCATTTATAGTTCGTTCCTGAATGGacattttattcttcttctgacTATTTAAAGAGGGGAGGTGATGTCATCTTAAGAAGGAACTAGGTGTGCTCGATTTATAACTCACGGATTGACGGGCTCCGGGAATTCTATGCGGATGTGAACAGCAAACTACAGAGATCTAAGAAAACAAACGCACCCCAATCGTTTTGTCCACGGCCACTACATGGGTTCAACCAATCACGTTCTCCAAAATCATTCAGCGGGAGAACCTGAACACAATCAAGAGTTGTATGAAGAAACGCAAAACTAGTTAATTTCTCGGGGGATTTAGTGACATTTGGAGATCTTTAACAGTTTCGTCTATCCTTTAGTTCGCCCGGGTATGTATGACAAGCTGTCACACGTTATAAAACATGACATTAAAGTAGAGTTTATGCCGAGTCAGCAGTGTAAAGCGAGTGTTTGTCGCTAGCatgtagctaacgttagcttgctaacatgtCAGTGATGTAACAGGTTAATGTTGCTAGAGCTTCATGTGTTGAAGCATTTTAGCCGGTCACAGACTTTTCAGAGAGGTTGAAAATGGTAGAAAGCTCTCGATTAGATTGTCAACCGGCACAATATATGAGAAGATTGCGATTTATATTGCTGGCattagttttgtttattttcccagaTGATGTTGAATTTTAGTTTAAGAAACGTTAATCAGCTCATCGTCGCCACAACTGCACTGATAGATTGAGTCACCATACGTCAAGTTTTAAAGTTActttacatgttttcttttactgtcTCATAAGCTTTTACTGAATACATAAAGGTACCAGAGTCAGGGGTTTCTTTGTGTATCAAtcataattacataaaatggaggAAATCTGTGTATAAGATGTATTTGGGAAGCTATAGCTAAGTCGAATTTGATGTATGTGCCTCCTGTGTCATTAAAGTGTTTAAATTGTGTGTCAAAGTCTACGATGCTCTAAACGTACAAACCGGTAGTGATGTGGTGGTAACTAAACCTTTCTGTTGTGGACACTGATGCAAATACACTGATGTACTTAAGTAGTTGAGTAAGGTGGGGATGAAACCTATAAGTCTCCCTCACACATTTGCTTGTAAATGTAGATTCAAGGGGGGGGaatgatttcttattttttcagaGCTTTGAAAGAGCTGTTTTTGGTCCAGTGGGTAAATTAACATGATAACAAGCTGAATATTACCCAATTAGTTGCCATATTAATTGTTGTgttgaaaatattttctttccGTCTTTATGATCTAGGTTATTGTAGGTTGCCAGAAGCAGAATGCGACGCTCAGGAGCTCCCAGCCAGCTCTTGGGTAATGCTGTGAAAAAGCCTCGGTTTATGCCTCCTGGAGCATCTACGTCATGTCTTGTGGCTGAATCTAAACCCCTTAGCCCTAAACTAGGTTTGGGCGATGCATTTGAAAAGGTAAATAATTCACAGCTTTAAACCGTCAGTATGCTCCTGCAGTattgtttacatatttcaaaGTTCCTCAGGTTTTGAATCTCAATTTCTCATCTTCTCGTCCTGCAGGTCCAGAGAAGTCTAGCAGCACCAGCTTTGAGTAAAACAGACTATGATGTCCAGCCTAAAGCTGCCTATTCTGCTCCAGCCTTGTCAAGGGCTCTGGCTCGTGTTCTCAGTGCAGCAGAAATTAAGGAAAATAAGGCTGAGGCAGAAGATGCTAACACAGAAGAATACCGACCGGCAGGTAAGACACAAATTGTTGTGGCTGGGAGTAGTTCTGTAGAGATTATGCAACTTCAACACATTGTGATAGATGctagatgcaaaaaaaagttttattttgacacatttcAACTCAACATGCAAATATCCATCTGCAGGAAACAAGATGTATATCgcatatcaaaatgacccatgaCAATCATTTCTTAATCTTATTCATATGTGCCAGAATTGGCCCTGCTATGGTAGTGCTGCTATTATAATAATAGGCTTGGTTGTATGAAGCAGCGTTTCTGAGAGTGAGAGGAATGCATATTTACACTCACTTATACCATGTTAATATGAATAAAGTCATCCAGAAGCTGGAAAGATCATAAGTGGAAAAAGTTTGtgctatattttcttttttcttaaactCCACAGAGAGATGTTTAGTTTAGTGTTCAGTTAAATACATTTGGGCTGAAGAGATCAACAGGTTAAGGCTGTATGTTTAAAAAGATGATTAAGTAGTATGTTAGTTGCCACAGGTGTTTAGAATTGCAATTAGCCCTAGGTATTACttatttatacatgttttattagcttttttattcattttttttttcgatCGATATATACTTAAAATGCTTAAGAAATACCTGAATATGCAATATAAAACAAGGTAACTTGCACATCACACTATATATTTTCTCTGTGATGTTTGTAAGCTGTAAGCCTTTATCTGTCCGCTGTGTAGAGGGAGAAAATGTAATGCTGTAAGAGTTGTAGTAGCTTTGGCATGATGCTTGGAATCCCTGTTTGCTCTTATATTTGCTACTATACTAATTTCATTATGTAGTTGATCAAACCTACAGTAATAACTTACACATTTTATCTAGACCTCAGTATACAAAAGAACCTTCTACAATCTACTCTTTCCATCTGCAATtcagcaataataaaaaacaacacttttcacAGCAGGGACAAAGGGCTTTGCAGAACAAGATAAAATGGTTTACACGCTGAGGATTTGAGGAGTGATGTAAAAGAAAACTGTCTGCAAAAACTGCAAATCTCTGCACTTTATGTTGAGTCACAGATTCTGAGATATGAGAAACTGCTTCACAAGTAGTCTTCATgtattcagtcatggaaaaaaatattcgaccaccatttttcttcaatttcttggtCATGTTAATGCTTTTTACAacaaaagatacatttgtttggacaaatataatgataacaacaaaaatagctcataagaatttaatttaagagctgatattatCAATTATGTTATCATATTATCAATaaatccatgactgtattagcTGAAAACTAGTCTTACCAAGTCCACTGATGGACAATAATATCAGATGATCACATTTATGGCGCACGTTGTTCAATCCTTTCCCTGCATCTCCTGTTCAGACGCCACTTATTGTGAAACATCCATAACTGTGTTCCTCACTGCACAGGTGTAAtctaagattttaaaatattttataatacaaTGCAAATTAAACGAGACTTTTTTGTTGATTCAGTTAACTTGTAGGATCCGAGATGTATAGTACAGTAGCTGTAACTCACCGCTGTAAGcttaaacacaaaactcttGCCTCCACGTgttcattttatattgttaaacATCAGCGACACAGGGTCGATGCTGTCATTTGTAGTCGATGTGACTACATGATAATAATGAAGCGGCGTGCAAGTTATTTAGCACAGTTGTGCTCCAGTTAAGTGTTCCTCATGTCCCTCGGATGGTGCGGTTTTTTGTTTCCTACATGAAAAACCATGTGACGCCGCCTTAAGTGACAGCGCTCTCCCGCAGTGCCAACCACTGTCCCGTCTCtgtggctaataataacacacacacacacacacacacgcgcacacaagCTGAGGATGGATGTTAAACCAGGCGGGCTGAGGCTGAGTGACAGCAGGTCCAGCATTATGCAAATGAGCGGGGTAGTGCAGCGGCAGCGCCGGGCAGATTAGGACTGTGCTCAGGATCAGTGAGCCACCGCTGCCTCCTGCTGCAAGAGCAACTAGTGCCGCTTGTTTTCCACCCACAACACACGCGGCTCGCACTCGGCGCGGTTTCCACACGCGCCCTAAACACGTGTATCCATCATATGAATCtgtatttctgatttatttcaTGCATTCAATGTAGAGTTAATTAAAAAGGTATAAGCGCTCTGCATGTGCGGACACGCGCAGCGCGCTCCCAACCCCCTCCCCCACCCAGTTAGTTAAGCCAGCGCTATAGCAAAGCGTCACTCACTTTTGGGAAATAGTCCCATGACCCGCAGTAACCTTAATACACTGTTTAAAGACTGTTTTTCTCTATTTGTAAAGGGCACAGAGCCGCTGCTGCCGTGCTTGTGTTATAATGTACACAGTGtggctgtgctgtgctgtgctcTGTGCTGTGCTTGGTTTGGGGTTTAGAGAGACCGAGCTGTAAGTAGGTCGGGCTGGGCTTAAGCGGCTTAGCTACGTCAGCCTAAGCTGGGAGGAATTCATCCAAAGCCCTCCGCGGTAGGCGGGGGCCTAAACGAGGCTGGCCTAGTTAAGCCTGATTCTTATTGTGTGCAGCACAGCCTGTTTTTGTTGTGCAACGTGGCTGAGAGGGAACCTAGGAGTAGTGTATGAATCCATGCACATGTTAGACATGTCTTATGTTTGATTTTAGAAGAAGAATTGTAGGAAAATGAGAAATATATGGGAGAAAGAGTAGTGTGAGCTTTATCACCGAGGACCAAGAGAAGCCAGCAGcagggacaaaaagagacaggtGGGAAGAGTGAGGAGCTTTAGTACTGACTGTGGCTGCTGAACGCTGACAGCCATAGGCCCTACTTGGTCTGTCTGAGTCCGCTATGCTATAAGATGGCATCCAGCTCTGTGTTCCTGTCCAGTATGGTGGGTAAAGCTCGCTCGTCCAACTTCACCCTCTCTGAGAAGCTGGACCTGTTGAAGCTGGTCCGTCCTCACATCCGCATCCTGGAGGAGCACACCAACAAGCATGCGGTCATCGTGGACAAGAACAAGTGCTGGGACACTGTGGCTGAGCAGTACAACGCCTTGGGAGGGGACAGACCCCATCGCACCGCTCAGGGCCTCAGGACCCTTTACAAGAGACTGAAGGAGTCAGCCAAGCAGGAAGTGATGCAGCGGAGACACGCCCAGCCAGAGTACAGAGCGAGCATCTCCGAGCCAACCAGGAGAATTATGGAGATGATCCCTCACCTGTTCCACCATGTGCCCATCCATGAAAAGGACCAGGCACTACGCAGGTACAGTGTGATATTCACCTACGAGCACAGACATCCATTTTAACACAGACCTGAAGGATTAGATAACAGCTTAGCGAGCACATACATCAATCAGTATGTATTCACGATAACTTATTCAACTGTtagaggaggaagggagggaggggctGAACCAGCTCCAGAGCCCAATCAGATTACTCACACTCTACATCATCAGACTCAGCAGAAAAATAGATACAGTGTGTCTTGCTCTTATTTACTGGCAGCAAAGTACTCTTTAGTAGTTTATTCATATCTGTAAGtaaattcacataaaaaaagatactcatctcttgttttcatctttattaAGCTGCCAAGTTAGTTTCAGGTGAATCATCGTGTTTTCAGATCAATAACAATCACAAATTGGACCCCAaaatcaagtcaaatttatttatacagcacatttaaaaacaacaggagtCAACCCTGATAATACATAATGTaatacaataaaacagtaataGAGAAAAGGCAAGACCAACTTTGattttgatcatgttttattttttcatttttaaagtaatagaATAGGAAGTTAGAAGAAGTAGAGTAAAACCAACAACAGATTAAAAAAGCATTAAGAGGCATCTGACAAAAGCCATGGGGCAGCCTCAAACTGAGCTACAAGCAAGCAAAAAAAGGTGGGtctttaaatttgatttaaaactcTGTGGTCTTAATGTGGGACGGGAGCTTTTCCAGAGCCTGGGGACTGCAACAGAAAAAGCTCAGTCACCTTTGGTTTTGAGGTTTTGAGGCATTAGTGAGGGACTGAGAGGAATTGTTGTGAGGATCACCTGAGTGACCGGGGGGCAGAATATTGAGTTAGCAGGTCCGTAAAGTTTTAAACTtgctaattatttaatttattatgtgTAATTGTGTAAAACAGCTTATCTGTGAGGTTGTAACCAGAATTggtttgttatttttactttgcTGAGTCGCTTAATTTCCTCTCATCTACTCCAATTAGTCAACTGATCCTTTGATTGATTAACTTAGTGTGCATTACCAccaacagtcacacacacacacacacacacacacacctcacatgAACAAGATGTAGACACTTAGTTCCCCCTGTTTAACcactcttgttttgttttttatccatttattcCATTTGTAGATTAATATACAACAAGCACAACTCTCCTGTCGAACATCCTGGCAGCAGCTCCTCCTTGGCCGGACTCCAGGATTACTCAGCAGCTGTCCCAAGTATCCCCCATGAGGTGGTCCAGCTGGACCCTGAAGAGGATGTGAAACCACCGCCAGACCTCCCCATCCTCTCCACCACAAACACAGAGCCAGAGCTGGACGGAGGCCAGGAGCGGGAAGCGGAGCAGGACTTGGGCAGCGTCCATGACTACGAAGCATCCCTGTCTCCCGCCCCTTCCTCTGTTAACCTCCCCCTCTCCACATCGCCGCTGCCCTCACGCCACGACCTGTACCCCAACTACATCTACCCTCACCACGAGCCCGAAAGGTTTCGCCCGCTGCACCTCGCCAAAGAGGAGCACGAGTTGGTGTTGGCCAATCACAGGAAGGTCGCCATGTATCTGGAGGAGAAGCGAGAGGGGCTAAAGAGGAAACAGGACCTGGAGGAGGAACTTCTGAGAGCCAAGATCAAAGTAGAGAAACTAAGAGCTGCTCGGCTGAGACACGGACTGCCAATTCCTCTATAGCGAGCATGAACACACCCGTCTGTGTCCAGTGTTAGAAAGGGAGAGGAGCTTCGAGTACGTAGAAGAAGCTCAGGAGCAATCACACTCATCAGTTTCATGTTGGAAAGCTGTTTTAGAGCTTGAATTTTCTTTTGGAAACATAGTGCCTCGTGCAGACACTTAAAGCCTGTTTGCATATTGCAGGATAAGGCTGACTTGTGTTGCCATCAGTCTGTATTTTGCGTGTCCGTGTTAAACTTGTATCATCTGTCTTGTAGGTTTTTGACATAAGCAGTAAGAAAACTTGTAAATGTTCACAATACAAACGCTGTGCCAGGTTAAAACAAAGGTTAAATAATGTGAAAGATCAGCTTTTGGAAGGTAATTTTGGTAATGGATATTCATGATAGTGCTTTTCCTGCCTAAATCTGCCACTAATATGCATCGATGGGAATTTTAGCATCGTGTTAACAGCATTTACTGTCATGATACTGGAGTGAGTCTGCCCCAAACACATCAGGGCAAATTTTTAACACTCTGTCCATTCTTTATAAAGAATATTTCCACTTGATGTGATGTGAAGAACTAAAAAGGCATTTCTTTGTAGCACTTTTAGGTAACCTCACTAGGGGCCTTTATTCAAAATTCTGTAGTTTAGAAGTGAAAAAGAAGCACtccaaacacaaaacatgttaAGAAACCAAGGATTGAAGCACATATTAAACTGCCGAAGGCCTTAAACACAAGATGTAAATGATGACAAATCCTGTTCTGTGAAGTGCTGATTTTACATCAAAGTGAGAGAAGTCAGAAACTCTCTGAATTGCTGAATTGATGGCCAGTTACATGATCAAAAGAAGGGAGATGTGGAATCGGTATTGCgatgttatttaaatgtgtttattaatgcAGCATTGATTGTATTGTAATGTTGGTAAATGAGTGTTGTCAGTTTCTTTTACACTTTGTATATATGTTTACTTGTTTCTATTAAAAAAGTAAGGTTAAAATGCTaatggttttgtgttttttacacgTCAAACAAGCATCTGCTCCTATGATTTCATCCTTTCTTAAGGAAGAGGATTTTTCTTATATGGGATGTTTTCATTGACCGTTTATTCTAACAATGACTCAAGATTTCAGGCATTTAAATCTGCCTACATATGAAGGTCTGGTTATGATGTGTAGACTTTGGGCAACAGTGACCTCTGCTGGTGAAGCCTGTCTTGgctatttctgatgttttttcacaatgctgtatgtgtgtgtttgtgttccagGAGCGAATGGTTGCCCTCAGATGGCTTCTTGGTCCTCACAACCCCCTCAGTCTCCAGCTGTGGGGTCAGTCTGTGTATCTGGAGCTGCAGACTCAGGCTGCAGTCAGGACGGAGCGCGTTACTTCAGTGTGATGTGGTGTAAAGCCAGTAAGAAGAAACACAAGCGCTGGGAGGGCGATGCAGTCCTGATAACAAGGGGACGCACAGCCACGCTGAAAGATATGGAGGGCAAGGACATTGGAAAGGGTGAGACAGAGGCACCCCAATTAGTCATCTATTAATTGTCATGTTTAGTCTTAATGCAGCCTAcatagtagaggtgtgaattaGCAGAGGCCACACAacacgattttatcccaatacttgagtcacgatacaatattattgtgattttaagcattttgcgatatggtgagtgttGCAATACAGTATATTGCgatttttaattgcattttgtgtccacaaaattaaattcaatcaagaattgttttgtcaaatcagaaaaaaatctctgtctattcatctcacctgtgacttgtgggaacccagagattctattttcattgagatcgcatgatgtcagaggtcacatgacgcTTAAAAAATTaccatgaaacatcaaaaaatagcctaacttcgcagcattatttcgacaacttcccaacatgacatcctgacgcacatgttacctatagattccttagatcagtttcatatgataccagatCTCcagaaaatactgacggcctggtaaggctga contains:
- the LOC131976974 gene encoding fibrinogen silencer-binding protein; its protein translation is MASSSVFLSSMVGKARSSNFTLSEKLDLLKLVRPHIRILEEHTNKHAVIVDKNKCWDTVAEQYNALGGDRPHRTAQGLRTLYKRLKESAKQEVMQRRHAQPEYRASISEPTRRIMEMIPHLFHHVPIHEKDQALRRLIYNKHNSPVEHPGSSSSLAGLQDYSAAVPSIPHEVVQLDPEEDVKPPPDLPILSTTNTEPELDGGQEREAEQDLGSVHDYEASLSPAPSSVNLPLSTSPLPSRHDLYPNYIYPHHEPERFRPLHLAKEEHELVLANHRKVAMYLEEKREGLKRKQDLEEELLRAKIKVEKLRAARLRHGLPIPL